The genome window GACCGCGGCCCTGCCTACCATTAAAAAAATCCTGAAAGATGGCGGAGCAGTGATCCTTATGTCGCACCTGGGAAGGCCAAAAGGTGGCCCCGAAGAAAAATATTCTTTAAAGCACATAGTGCCGCATCTGGCCGACCTTCTTGGCCAGCAGATTGAATTTGCTGATGATTGCATTGGTGAAGATGCGCTTGCTAAATCAAAAGCGTTGGGAAAAGGCGAAGTGCTTTTGTTAGAGAACCTGCGTTTTCACAAAGAAGAAGAGCAAGGTGATAAAGACTTTGCTGAAAAACTATCAAAGCTTGGCGATGTTTATGTAAACGATGCTTTTGGTACTGCGCATCGCGCTCATGCCTCAACAGCCATTATAGCGCAGTTTTTCCCTAATGCAAAATATTTTGGCTACCTGATGGCCGGTGAACTGGCGAATGCAGAAAAAGTGTTAAATGGCGCAGCTAAGCCATTTACGGCTATAATGGGAGGCGCCAAGGTGTCTGATAAAATTGAACTGATAGAAAAACTTTTAGATAAGGTTGATAACCTGATCATCGGCGGAGGCATGGCCTACACCTTTGCAAAAGCGCAGGGCGGAAACATAGGCAAATCACTGGTTGAAGCTGACAAACTTGATCTTGCTTTGAGCCTGGTAAGAAAAGCAAAGGAAAAAGGCGTCAATTTACTGTTGCCTGCCGATTCAATTATTGCAGATAATTTCAGCAACGACGCGAACACCGATGTAGCTAAAAACGACAATATAAAAGATGGCTGGATGGGTTTAGACATTGGGCCGGAATCGATAGCAGCTTTCTCAAAAGTAGTGGAGGAATCAAAAACTATATTGTGGAACGGCCCAATGGGGGTTTTTGAAATGGAAAAGTTTGAATCAGGTACCAAAGCAATTGCCGAAGCTGTTGTAAGGGCAACTGAAAATGGTGCATTTTCCTTAATTGGAGGTGGCGATTCAGCTGCGGCCGTAGCGAAATTTAACTTTACAGACGATGTTAGCTATGTTTCAACCGGCGGCGGCGCTTTACTTGAATACATGGAGGGTAAAGAACTTCCGGGGGTTAAAGCGATAAACGACTAATACGCTGACTGGCGATGTGCCGGTAAAGCACCTTGAATATTAAATGCCTGTATGAACATTCTTCACATTCTTAACGGAGATGCTACCCTGCCCGCCTTTGAAGAAACAGGGCTAGATGGAGATGTGGTGATTTGGCGCGAGGTTTTATCAGAAGGGCCGCTGGAAGAAAATATTTCAGCGGCCCGTTTCTGGAAAAACCGCGAAGAATGGATCTGCAGCACTTTCGATGAAAATCCGGAAAATTATCAGCAAAAAATGCTCGGCCAGCTTAGCCTGCTGAATGATCATTATGAGGTAATAAACCTCTGGTTTGAATTTGATTTACATTGCCAGGCAAACCTGCTTGGAGTTATTGCCTGCCTGGAACAGAAGGCCGACCTCTCCCGTCCCTCAGTTTATTTAATTTGTCCGGGCGATTTTCCGGGTAAAGAAAACTTTAGGGGTATGGGCGAATTAAATGGTGAAGAGCTGGAATATCTTTATGATAACATCCGCGAGGAACTCAGCGATGAAGATTTTATGCTGGCAAAAAAGGCATGGAAAGCTTACAGTAGCCTTGATGTTGAGTTACTTACCGAATTTTTAACACGCACCATATTTTGGGGAAGCCTTCATTTTTTAAAACCCGCTTTGAAGGCACAACTTAAACGCCTGCAGGTAAATGAACATGGTTTAAATGCAGTTGAACAAAAGCTGCTGGATATTTATAATTACGGAATCAGAACGAAACCGGAGATTTACCTGGAATTTTGGAAAACTGAAAAGATTTACGGGATGGGCGATTCTGAAATAAATATTTATCTCGACAAGCTTAAACGACTTGGTTTGATCAGCATACAGTAAAATGAGTAAAACATATGTTATTAGTGGTGCCGGCAGCGGCATAGGCAGGGCAATAGCTCAAGCTTTAAGTGGCGGTGGCCATAATTGCATCTTACTTGGCCGCAATGCTGAGAATCTCAGAAAAACCTTAGAAACACTTACCAAAAGCAATCATCAAATATTAATTGCCGATATAAAAGATAAAGAGAGCTTAAAAAAAGCATCCGACTTGTTAAGTGTATTGTCAATTGATGGTTTAATTGCCAACTCGGGCCTCGGCGGCGAAAATCACTGGGGCGAAGACGACCGCTGGGATGATATAATTACCACCAATTTAACAGGCACTTACAATTTTGTAAACACTTTTCTGCCTTACCTAAACAAACCAACCGGAGTTAAGCAGGTAGTTATAATTTCATCTGTGTTAGCAAGGTTAGGCGTGCCCAATTACTCCGCTTATTGTGCATCAAAGGCCGGACTACTGGGCTTAATGCGCTCATGGGCAACCCAATATGCACCCCGGAATATTTTAGTAAATGCTATTTGCCCCGGCTGGGTAAACACTGATATGGCACAAAGCGGCTTGCAGGGTATTGCCGACGGAATAGGGATTAGTAAACAGGAATTTTATGAAATGGCAATGAAAAGCGTACCGCTGGGGCGAATGAGCGATCCCGAAGAAATAGCCCAATTGGTTACCTACCTTTTAAGCCAAAGTTCAATAACCGGCCAGGCTATAGATATAAACTGCGGGGCTGTAATGAACAGTTAAGAATATCTTACTTTCTTGTTTCTGGTCGCTGATCTTTCCAGCGCGGCGTTGCTGCAATTGTAGGTGATGGTTCACTCTCATTCTTAAGCCGGTCTAACGCGGTAACAACATATAAATAGGTTTGTCCTTTCTTTACACTATCATCCACAAAACAAGTACTGTTATTATATTGAATACGCAGAATATGGGCCGGATCATTTAAATTCACCTTTTCTTTACCGTCAAAACGGTAAATTACATAACCATAAACAGGTTCCAGATCCCGGGCTAATGGCGGCGTGGCCCAGGTTAGTTCAACGC of Mucilaginibacter xinganensis contains these proteins:
- a CDS encoding DUF1835 domain-containing protein, with protein sequence MNILHILNGDATLPAFEETGLDGDVVIWREVLSEGPLEENISAARFWKNREEWICSTFDENPENYQQKMLGQLSLLNDHYEVINLWFEFDLHCQANLLGVIACLEQKADLSRPSVYLICPGDFPGKENFRGMGELNGEELEYLYDNIREELSDEDFMLAKKAWKAYSSLDVELLTEFLTRTIFWGSLHFLKPALKAQLKRLQVNEHGLNAVEQKLLDIYNYGIRTKPEIYLEFWKTEKIYGMGDSEINIYLDKLKRLGLISIQ
- a CDS encoding phosphoglycerate kinase, producing MKTIDQISFAGKRALIRVDFNVPLDKNYTITDDNRMTAALPTIKKILKDGGAVILMSHLGRPKGGPEEKYSLKHIVPHLADLLGQQIEFADDCIGEDALAKSKALGKGEVLLLENLRFHKEEEQGDKDFAEKLSKLGDVYVNDAFGTAHRAHASTAIIAQFFPNAKYFGYLMAGELANAEKVLNGAAKPFTAIMGGAKVSDKIELIEKLLDKVDNLIIGGGMAYTFAKAQGGNIGKSLVEADKLDLALSLVRKAKEKGVNLLLPADSIIADNFSNDANTDVAKNDNIKDGWMGLDIGPESIAAFSKVVEESKTILWNGPMGVFEMEKFESGTKAIAEAVVRATENGAFSLIGGGDSAAAVAKFNFTDDVSYVSTGGGALLEYMEGKELPGVKAIND
- a CDS encoding SDR family NAD(P)-dependent oxidoreductase, whose protein sequence is MSKTYVISGAGSGIGRAIAQALSGGGHNCILLGRNAENLRKTLETLTKSNHQILIADIKDKESLKKASDLLSVLSIDGLIANSGLGGENHWGEDDRWDDIITTNLTGTYNFVNTFLPYLNKPTGVKQVVIISSVLARLGVPNYSAYCASKAGLLGLMRSWATQYAPRNILVNAICPGWVNTDMAQSGLQGIADGIGISKQEFYEMAMKSVPLGRMSDPEEIAQLVTYLLSQSSITGQAIDINCGAVMNS